One genomic segment of Helianthus annuus cultivar XRQ/B chromosome 14, HanXRQr2.0-SUNRISE, whole genome shotgun sequence includes these proteins:
- the LOC110909186 gene encoding pentatricopeptide repeat-containing protein At5g48910: protein MAGTHKYIKSTQKTLSLLNQQYLSTSQINQIHAHLIISGSISDPFAAGKLLLSHIASNPTNLQHTYTIFQSIPHRSTYIWNTMIKACTEQGDSQKAFHLFKHMFGSGFLPTNYTFSFVLRACADVGELNLGLECHDLAVKLGWESYDFVQNGLVHLYAVCGCLDWCRRLFDSSLNKDVVTWTAVVNGYVRLGEVEVARQLFDEMPKKNNVSWSVMINGYVQVGLFKEALDVFNDMLCNGFQPNHSSIVVALSACGFLGALDQGRWIHAYMDKKKMELDGVLGTALVDMYAKCGCIELAYRVFEQMPCRDVFAFTSLISGMANHGESARAIALLSRMETEGVKPNEITFICVLNACSRMGLVKEGVRVFESMTDVHGIKPTVKHYGCLVDLLGGAGMLEQAKKVVAEMPMEPDSYVLGALLNACRVHGNVELGLETVEGLVERGLDRSGVHVLLSNIYASVNQWGYVENVRKRMEDKQVKKDPGCSLIEVDGVVSEFVAGNKLITEEFESLLSGIDKHSRSYWIDDYITCGS, encoded by the coding sequence ATGGCGGGAACTCACAAATATATCAAATCAACTCAAAAAACACTTTCTCTATTAAACCAGCAATATCTTTCAACTTCCCAAATCAACCAAATTCACGCACATCTCATCATCTCCGGCTCCATCTCCGATCCATTCGCCGCCGGAAAGTTATTATTATCACACATAGCATCCAACCCCACCAATCTCCAACACACTTACACTATTTTCCAATCAATACCACACCGTTCAACTTACATATGGAACACCATGATTAAAGCATGCACCGAACAGGGTGACTCCCAAAAAGCCTTTCATCTGTTCAAACACATGTTCGGTTCCGGTTTCCTGCCCACTAATTACACGTTCTCGTTTGTTCTTAGAGCCTGTGCTGATGTTGGTGAGCTTAATTTGGGGTTAGAGTGTCATGATTTAGCGGTTAAGTTAGGGTGGGAAAGTTATGATTTTGTGCAAAATGGGTTGGTTCATTTGTACGCTGTTTGTGGGTGTTTGGATTGGTGTCGTAGGTTGTTTGATTCGAGTTTGAATAAGGATGTTGTTACGTGGACTGCGGTGGTTAATGGGTATGTTAGATTGGGGGAAGTTGAGGTTGCACGCCaactgtttgatgaaatgcctaagaagAATAATGTGTCTTGGAGTGTTATGATTAATGGGTATGTGCAAGTTGGGTTGTTTAAAGAGGCTCTTGATGTTTTTAATGATATGTTGTGTAACGGGTTTCAGCCGAATCATTCGAGTATTGTGGTTGCGTTATCCGCGTGTGGGTTTCTCGGTGCGTTGGATCAGGGTCGATGGATTCACGCGTATATGGATAAGAAGAAGATGGAGTTGGATGGAGTTTTAGGAACAGCGCTTGTTGATATGTACGCAAAGTGTGGGTGTATTGAGTTAGCTTATCGTGTGTTCGAACAGATGCCGTGTAGAGATGTCTTTGCTTTTACATCGTTGATTTCGGGTATGGCTAATCATGGAGAAAGTGCCCGCGCAATCGCGTTGCTTTCGAGGATGGAAACAGAAGGGGTTAAACCGAACGAGATTACATTCATTTGCGTTCTAAACGCCTGCAGTCGAATGGGGTTAGTTAAAGAAGGTGTAAGAGTTTTCGAAAGCATGACGGATGTTCATGGGATTAAACCAACTGTCAAACACTACGGTTGTTTGGTGGATCTTCTTGGCGGTGCTGGAATGCTAGAACAAGCGAAGAAAGTGGTGGCTGAAATGCCCATGGAACCTGATTCGTACGTGTTGGGTGCGCTATTAAACGCTTGCAGGGTTCATGGCAATGTGGAACTGGGTTTGGAAACGGTTGAGGGTTTGGTGGAAAGGGGTCTTGATCGTAGCGGGGTTCATGTTCTTCTATCAAATATTTACGCGTCGGTTAACCAATGGGGTTATGTGGAAAATGTGAGGAAGAGGATGGAGGATAAGCAAGTGAAAAAGGATCCTGGGTGCAGTTTGATAGAAGTGGATGGTGTTGTGAGTGAATTTGTTGCTGGAAACAAGTTGATTACCGAGGAGTTTGAATCGTTGTTATCAGGAATTGATAAGCACTCGAGATCCTATTGGATCGATGATTATATAACGTGTGGATCATAA